In Mauremys reevesii isolate NIE-2019 linkage group 8, ASM1616193v1, whole genome shotgun sequence, a single genomic region encodes these proteins:
- the TMEM69 gene encoding transmembrane protein 69 isoform X1: MFHLVQRCCSHIPLKLQKLTLHRLQQYGRNKTIYSSPLGPPLQRVLSRPSRPQLFSLASACGTKAQGFHCSLRCLKKKKPKDPEPQQGLLRHDMRSLKDSPKPASYLVLAGLIPFVSVPLIMAIQQTYYPELAFAQMTYGATIVSFLGGVRWGFALPENSPAPPDWMNLGSSIVPPLLAWYAILFKEDLTQAAIMVIIGLGVALHYDLAFLPTYPSWFKALRALLTVVAVFSLVATLVLMDVFPEKQLSNSASKSK; the protein is encoded by the exons ATGTTTCACCTTGTACAGCGATGTTGTTCCCACATACctttaaaa CTCCAGAAGCTTACCCTTCACAGACTACAACAGTATGGCAGGAATAAGACCATTTATTCTTCTCCTCTTGGTCCCCctctgcaaagagttctttcccGGCCATCAAGACCTCAGCTCTTCAGCCTGGCCTCAGCCTGTGGAACCAAGGCCCAGGGATTCCATTGCTCCCTCCGctgtttaaagaaaaagaaaccaaaagATCCTGAACCCCAACAAGGGCTTCTGCGCCATGATATGAGGTCACTAAAGGACTCACCAAAGCCTGCCTCTTACCTGGTCCTTGCAGGGTTGATTCCATTTGTTTCAGTGCCACTGATAATGGCTATCCAACAGACCTACTACCCCGAGCTGGCATTTGCTCAAATGACATATGGGGCCACTATAGTCTCTTTTCTAGGAGGAGTCAGGTGGGGATTTGCTCTCCCAGAAAATAGCCCAGCCCCTCCTGATTGGATGAACTTAGGGAGCAGTATAGTTCCCCCTTTATTAGCCTGGTATGCCATACTTTTTAAAGAGGACCTCACTCAAGCTGCAATCATGGTGATAATTGGTTTAGGGGTAGCATTGCATTATGACCTTGCTTTTCTTCCTACTTATCCCAGCTGGTTTAAAGCCCTAAGGGCATTACTAACAGTGGTGGCAGTATTTTCATTGGTAGCCACCTTGGTACTTATGGATGTTTTTCCAGAGAAGCAGCTAAGTAACAGTGCAAGTAAAAGTAAATGA
- the TMEM69 gene encoding transmembrane protein 69 isoform X2 has protein sequence MFHLVQRCCSHIPLKVQKLTLHRLLQYGRNKTICSSPLGLPLQSVLSRPSRPQLFSQASACVTKAQGFHCSLRCLNEKKPEDPEPQLGLLRHMRSLKDSPKPASYLGLAGLIPFVSVPLIMAVQQTYDPELAFAQMTYGATIVSFLGGVRWGFALPENSPATPDWMNLGSSIAPPLLAWFAILFKEDLTQAAIMVIFGLGVALHCDLAFLPTYPSWFKGLRVLLTVVAVFSLVATLGLRHVFPEKQLSNSASKSK, from the exons ATGTTTCACCTTGTACAGCGATGTTGTTCCCACATACctttaaaa GTCCAGAAGCTGACCCTTCACAGACTACTACAGTATGGCAGGAATAAGACCATTTGTTCTTCTCCTCTCGGTCTCCCTCTGCAAAGCGTTCTTTCCCGGCCATCAAGACCTCAGCTCTTCAGCCAGGCCTCAGCCTGTGTAACCAAGGCCCAGGGATTCCATTGCTCCCTCCGCTGCTTAAATGAAAAGAAACCAGAAgatcctgaaccccaactgggGCTTCTGCGCCATATGAGGTCACTAAAGGACTCACCAAAGCCTGCCTCTTACCTGGGCCTTGCAGGGTTGATTCCATTTGTTTCAGTGCCACTGATAATGGCTGTCCAACAGACCTATGACCCCGAGTTGGCATTTGCTCAAATGACATATGGGGCCACTATAGTCTCTTTTCTAGGAGGAGTCAGGTGGGGATTTGCTCTCCCAGAAAATAGCCCAGCCACTCCTGATTGGATGAACTTAGGGAGCAGTATTGCTCCCCCTTTATTAGCCTGGTTTGCCATACTTTTTAAAGAGGACCTCACTCAAGCTGCAATCATGGTGATATTTGGTTTAGGGGTAGCATTGCATTGTGACCTTGCTTTTCTTCCTACTTATCCCAGCTGGTTTAAAGGTCTAAGGGTATTACTAACAGTGGTGGCAGTATTTTCATTGGTAGCCACCTTGGGACTTAGGCATGTTTTTCCAGAGAAGCAGCTAAGTAACAGTGCAAGTAAAAGTAAATGA
- the TMEM69 gene encoding transmembrane protein 69 isoform X3: MLRPSPSPAPEAGCCCPWPRSLRFPGAGPAKANMFHLVQRCCSHIPLKLQKLTLHRLQQYGRNKTIYSSPLGPPLQRVLSRPSRPQLFSLASACGTKAQGFHCSLRCLKKKKPKDPEPQQGLLRHDMRSLKDSPKPASYLVLAGLIPFVSVPLIMAIQQTYYPELAFAQMTYGATIVSFLGGVRWGFALPENSPAPPDWMNLGSSIVPPLLAWYAILFKEDLTQAAIMVIIGLGVALHYDLAFLPTYPSWFKALRALLTVVAVFSLVATLVLMDVFPEKQLSNSASKSK, encoded by the exons ATGCTtcgtccctccccatcccctgcaccggAAGCCGGTTGCTGCTGCCCGTGGCCGCGCTCCTTGCGGTTCCCTGGGGCGG GGCCTGCTAAGGCAAATATGTTTCACCTTGTACAGCGATGTTGTTCCCACATACCTTTAAAG CTCCAGAAGCTTACCCTTCACAGACTACAACAGTATGGCAGGAATAAGACCATTTATTCTTCTCCTCTTGGTCCCCctctgcaaagagttctttcccGGCCATCAAGACCTCAGCTCTTCAGCCTGGCCTCAGCCTGTGGAACCAAGGCCCAGGGATTCCATTGCTCCCTCCGctgtttaaagaaaaagaaaccaaaagATCCTGAACCCCAACAAGGGCTTCTGCGCCATGATATGAGGTCACTAAAGGACTCACCAAAGCCTGCCTCTTACCTGGTCCTTGCAGGGTTGATTCCATTTGTTTCAGTGCCACTGATAATGGCTATCCAACAGACCTACTACCCCGAGCTGGCATTTGCTCAAATGACATATGGGGCCACTATAGTCTCTTTTCTAGGAGGAGTCAGGTGGGGATTTGCTCTCCCAGAAAATAGCCCAGCCCCTCCTGATTGGATGAACTTAGGGAGCAGTATAGTTCCCCCTTTATTAGCCTGGTATGCCATACTTTTTAAAGAGGACCTCACTCAAGCTGCAATCATGGTGATAATTGGTTTAGGGGTAGCATTGCATTATGACCTTGCTTTTCTTCCTACTTATCCCAGCTGGTTTAAAGCCCTAAGGGCATTACTAACAGTGGTGGCAGTATTTTCATTGGTAGCCACCTTGGTACTTATGGATGTTTTTCCAGAGAAGCAGCTAAGTAACAGTGCAAGTAAAAGTAAATGA